A single region of the Lycium barbarum isolate Lr01 chromosome 2, ASM1917538v2, whole genome shotgun sequence genome encodes:
- the LOC132628639 gene encoding uncharacterized protein LOC132628639, protein MSQLSETSQPNKPDKCFCGDDAVLRTSRTPKNPGRRFFTCAVGAQRNLKIAQDDLTQHNQDLYPSLKCSKGSAKLKKQRDHLIVQLRDTEIERDELKQKLMVAGEQRDQLLCASLGMLCLLFGNV, encoded by the exons ATGTCTCAGCTATCCGAAACATCTCAACCAAATAAACCTGACAAATGTTTCTGCGGTGACGACGCTGTCTTGAGGACATCACGCACCCCAAAGAATCCAGGTCGCAGATTCTTTACTTGTGCAGTTGGAGCT CAAAGAAATCTCAAAATAGCCCAGGATGATCTAACTCAGCACAATCAAGATTTATACCCAAGTTTGAAATGCAGCAAAGGCTCAGCGAAGCTAAAGAAACAGAGAGATCACTTGATAGTTCAGCTGAGAGACACCGAAATAGAGAGGGATGAACTAAAACAGAAGTTGATGGTGGCTGGAGAACAGAGGGATCAATTGTTGTGTGCTTCGTTAGGAATGTTATGTTTGCTATTTGGAAATGTGTAA
- the LOC132628640 gene encoding uncharacterized protein LOC132628640, whose amino-acid sequence MGDHSMDTDDHDIDVEECDGHPSGSQTNHVFNDGTDFYIGLLDDNRFLCYFVSCATCIRGYTHMRKVIAVDGTHLYGKYEGVLLFSVAQDTENHVYPIAFCILDKERDDSWTYFFQQLKFIIVDKPDLCIISSRHKSIANDISRTYEHAHDELCMKYLSENLRKNFQCGDSLHAYYNAAKAYGYKEFDEHFQQFSDKSPEAAQCLKFKIGFEKWSRAHFPANRQRRANIGDSNNIFVPSAEITLREKMTEGDSLFVSNINGDVDKFTVIGSGRTAKVNLLNKTCSCREYDLVKLPCAHAMAALRLKYGNGYGSNIYKYSSPIYKVQSYILAFAKTINVVPV is encoded by the exons ATGGGTGATCATTCAATGGATACGGATGATCATGATATTGATGTCGAAGAGTGTGATGGGCATCCTAGTGGATCACAAACCAACCATGTCTTCAATGATGGAACTGATTTTTATATCGG GCTTTTGGATGACAACAGGTTTTTATGTTACTTCGTGTCTTGCGCAACTTGCATTCGAGGATATACCCACATGAGAAAGGTTATTGCCGTTGATGGCACACATTTATATGGCAAGTACGAGGGTGTCTTGTTGTTTTCCGTCGCACAGGATACTGAGAACCATGTTTATCCTATTGCATTTTGCATTTTGGACAAGGAGCGTGATGATTCTTGGACCTACTTCTTCCAGCAGCTCAAGTTTATAATCGTCGATAAACCAGACTTGTGCATCATCTCTAGTAGACACAAGAGCATAGCCAACGATATTTCCAGGACATATGAGCATGCTCACGATGAACTTTGCATGAAGTATCTTTCTGAAAACCTCCGAAAGAATTTCCAATGTGGAGATTCTCTTCATGCATACTATAATGCAGCAAAGGCATATGGTTACAAGGAGTTCGATGAACATTTTCAGCAATTCAGTGATAAAAGCCCTGAAGCAGCTCAGTGTCTTAAGTTTaagattggatttgaaaaatggaGCAGGGCACATTTTCCAGCCAACAG GCAGAGGCGTGCCAATATCGGCGATTCAAATAACATATTTGTGCCTTCGGCTGAAATAACGTTAAGGGAAAAGATGACTGAGGGCGATTCCTTATTTGTCAGTAATATAAATGGGGATGTCGACAAGTTCACTGTTATCGGCAGTGGCAGAACTGCCAAAGTCAATCTACTGAACAAAACATGTTCTTGTAGAGAGTATGACTTGGTGAAATTACCGTGCGCTCACGCCATGGCAGCCTTGAGATTGAAGTATGGAAATGGATATGGTTCCAACATCTACAAGTATTCTTCACCGATATATAAAGTTCAATCTTACATCCTTGCATTTGCTAAAACTATCAATGTAGTCCCTGTCTGA